Proteins found in one Cetobacterium ceti genomic segment:
- the nifJ gene encoding pyruvate:ferredoxin (flavodoxin) oxidoreductase, with translation MAKKMQTMDGNQAAAYASYAFTEVAGIYPITPSSPMAEYTDEWASRGMKNMFGTPVKVVEMQSEGGAAGTVHGSLQAGALTTTYTASQGLLLKVPNMYKIAGELLPGVIHVSARSLAAQALSIFGDHQDIYAARQTGFAMLFESSVQEVMDLSGVAHLAAIKSRVPFMNIFDGFRTSHEIQKVEVMDYEVFKNLVDMDAIQAFRERALNPEHPVTRGTAQNDDIYFQTREAQNKFYDAVPDVVANYMAEISKAVGREYKPFNYYGAPDAEHVIIAMGSVCQTLEEVVDHLVAKGEKVGLINVHLYRPFSSKYFFDVFPKTVKRIAVLDRTKEQGSVGEPLYLDIRGLFYGMENAPLIVGGRYGLSSKDTTPAQMIAVYDNLKAAEPKNDFTVGINDDVTFTSLEVGPTVDLDNEGMTECLFFGLGSDGTVGANKNSIKIIGDKTDLYAQGYFAYDSKKSGGSTRSHLRFGKHPIRSTYLVSSPDFIACSVPAYLGQYDMISGLKKNGTFLLNCVWTPEEAVAHLPNSVKKALAEKEAKFYIIDANTLAASIGLRGRTNTIMQSAFFKLANVIPFEEAQGYMKQYAEKTYSKKGAEIVKMNFEAIDKGADGLVEITVDPAWANLEVEAKHEVKESSCSCSGCDCGSSTLETFVEKIVNPINRLEGEKLPVSAFNGYEDGTFENGTSAFEKRGVAVTVPHWKVENCIQCNQCSYVCPHAVIRPFLITDEEKAGAPNELTTKTPIGKGLEGLSYKIQVSPLDCTGCGLCANVCPAKDKALVMVPIAEEMEAGEAENADYLFTKVTYKDNLMAKNTVKGSQFAQPLFEFHGACGGCGETPYIKAITQLFGDRMMIANATGCSSIYGGSAPSTPYTTNSCGNGPSWANSLFEDNAEFGYGMAQAVETLRDKIEQKMEENMECVSPEVKELFQAWIENRSNGAVTKEIKEKLVPMLEACDCEVAKEILNLKQYLVKKSQWIFGGDGWAYDIGYGGLDHVLASSDDINVLVLDTEIYSNTGGQASKSTRTGAVAKFAAGGKPNKKKDLAAIAMSYGHIYVAQVSMGANQQQYLKALAEAEAYNGPSLIIAYAPCISHGIKKGMGNSQAEMKLATECGYWPIFRYNPTLEAEGKNPLQIDSKEPNWDKYEDYLMGEVRYATLTKSKPEAAKELFVRNKANAQRRWRQYQRLASLDFTSEAK, from the coding sequence ATGGCAAAGAAAATGCAAACTATGGATGGAAACCAAGCTGCTGCTTATGCGTCATACGCATTTACAGAAGTTGCAGGAATTTATCCAATAACACCATCATCACCTATGGCAGAGTATACAGATGAGTGGGCTTCAAGAGGAATGAAGAACATGTTCGGTACTCCAGTAAAAGTTGTAGAAATGCAATCAGAAGGTGGAGCAGCAGGAACAGTTCACGGATCATTACAAGCGGGAGCTTTAACAACAACTTATACAGCTTCTCAAGGTTTATTATTAAAAGTACCTAATATGTATAAAATAGCAGGGGAATTATTACCAGGTGTAATCCACGTTTCTGCTAGATCATTAGCAGCACAAGCATTATCAATCTTTGGAGACCACCAAGATATATATGCAGCTAGACAAACAGGATTCGCAATGTTATTCGAAAGTTCAGTACAAGAAGTTATGGATCTTTCAGGTGTAGCTCACTTAGCAGCTATAAAATCAAGAGTTCCTTTCATGAATATATTTGATGGATTCAGAACTTCTCACGAAATTCAAAAAGTTGAAGTTATGGACTATGAAGTATTCAAGAACTTAGTAGACATGGATGCTATTCAAGCCTTCAGAGAAAGAGCTTTAAATCCAGAGCACCCAGTAACAAGAGGAACTGCACAAAACGATGATATTTACTTCCAAACAAGAGAAGCTCAAAATAAATTCTATGATGCAGTACCAGATGTAGTTGCTAACTACATGGCAGAAATCTCTAAAGCAGTAGGAAGAGAGTACAAACCATTTAATTATTATGGAGCACCAGATGCTGAACATGTAATTATTGCTATGGGATCTGTATGTCAAACATTAGAAGAAGTTGTAGATCATTTAGTAGCTAAGGGAGAAAAAGTTGGTTTAATTAACGTTCACTTATATAGACCATTCTCTTCAAAATACTTCTTTGATGTATTCCCTAAAACTGTTAAGAGAATTGCAGTATTAGATAGAACAAAAGAGCAAGGATCAGTTGGAGAGCCATTATACTTAGATATCAGAGGATTATTCTATGGAATGGAAAACGCTCCATTAATCGTTGGAGGAAGATACGGATTATCATCTAAAGATACTACTCCAGCTCAAATGATCGCTGTTTATGATAACTTAAAAGCAGCTGAGCCTAAAAATGATTTCACAGTTGGAATTAACGATGACGTTACTTTCACTTCATTAGAAGTAGGACCAACAGTTGATTTAGATAACGAAGGAATGACTGAATGTTTATTCTTCGGATTAGGATCTGACGGTACAGTTGGAGCTAATAAAAACTCTATTAAAATCATTGGAGACAAAACAGATTTATATGCTCAAGGATACTTTGCATATGACTCTAAAAAATCAGGAGGTTCAACTAGATCTCACTTAAGATTTGGTAAACATCCAATCAGATCTACTTACTTAGTATCATCACCTGACTTTATAGCATGTTCAGTACCTGCTTATTTAGGACAATATGATATGATAAGTGGATTAAAGAAAAATGGAACTTTCTTATTAAACTGTGTATGGACTCCAGAGGAAGCAGTAGCTCACTTACCTAACTCAGTTAAGAAAGCATTAGCAGAAAAAGAAGCTAAATTCTATATTATAGATGCAAATACATTAGCTGCTTCTATCGGATTAAGAGGAAGAACTAATACTATTATGCAATCTGCATTCTTCAAATTAGCAAATGTAATTCCATTTGAGGAAGCTCAAGGATACATGAAGCAATATGCTGAAAAAACTTACTCTAAAAAAGGTGCAGAGATTGTAAAAATGAACTTCGAAGCTATTGATAAGGGAGCAGATGGATTAGTAGAAATTACTGTAGATCCAGCTTGGGCTAACTTAGAAGTTGAAGCTAAACACGAAGTTAAAGAATCTTCTTGTTCTTGTTCAGGATGTGACTGTGGATCATCAACATTAGAAACTTTCGTTGAGAAAATAGTTAATCCTATTAACAGACTTGAAGGAGAAAAATTACCAGTTTCTGCATTCAATGGATATGAAGATGGAACATTTGAAAACGGAACTTCTGCTTTCGAAAAAAGAGGAGTAGCAGTAACTGTTCCTCATTGGAAAGTTGAAAACTGTATTCAATGTAACCAATGTTCATATGTTTGTCCACACGCTGTAATTAGACCATTCTTAATTACAGATGAGGAAAAAGCAGGAGCACCAAATGAGTTAACTACTAAAACTCCAATTGGTAAAGGATTAGAAGGATTATCTTATAAAATCCAAGTTTCTCCATTAGATTGTACTGGATGTGGACTATGTGCTAACGTTTGTCCTGCAAAAGATAAAGCATTAGTAATGGTACCTATCGCTGAGGAGATGGAAGCTGGAGAAGCTGAAAATGCAGATTACTTATTCACAAAAGTTACTTATAAAGATAACTTAATGGCTAAGAACACTGTAAAAGGATCTCAATTTGCACAACCATTATTCGAGTTCCACGGAGCTTGTGGAGGATGTGGAGAAACTCCTTATATTAAAGCAATAACTCAATTATTCGGAGATAGAATGATGATAGCAAACGCTACTGGATGTTCATCAATCTACGGAGGATCAGCTCCTTCAACTCCATATACAACTAATAGCTGTGGAAACGGACCTTCATGGGCTAACTCATTATTTGAGGATAACGCAGAGTTCGGATACGGAATGGCTCAAGCAGTTGAAACTTTAAGAGATAAAATTGAACAAAAAATGGAAGAAAACATGGAATGTGTTTCTCCAGAAGTTAAAGAATTATTCCAAGCATGGATTGAAAACAGATCAAACGGTGCTGTAACTAAAGAAATTAAAGAAAAATTAGTTCCTATGTTAGAAGCATGTGACTGTGAAGTTGCTAAGGAAATCTTAAACTTAAAACAATACTTAGTTAAAAAATCACAATGGATCTTCGGAGGAGACGGATGGGCTTATGACATCGGTTATGGAGGATTAGACCACGTTCTAGCTTCTTCTGATGATATCAACGTATTAGTTCTTGATACTGAGATCTATTCAAATACAGGTGGACAAGCTTCTAAATCTACAAGAACTGGAGCAGTTGCTAAGTTCGCTGCAGGTGGAAAACCTAACAAGAAAAAAGACCTTGCTGCAATTGCTATGTCTTATGGACATATCTATGTTGCACAAGTATCAATGGGTGCAAACCAACAACAATACTTAAAAGCTTTAGCAGAAGCAGAAGCATATAATGGACCATCATTAATCATTGCTTATGCTCCTTGTATCAGTCACGGTATTAAAAAAGGTATGGGTAACAGCCAAGCTGAAATGAAACTTGCAACTGAATGTGGATACTGGCCAATATTCAGATACAATCCTACATTAGAAGCAGAAGGTAAAAACCCATTACAAATAGATTCTAAAGAACCTAACTGGGATAAATATGAAGATTACTTAATGGGAGAAGTTAGATACGCTACATTAACTAAATCTAAACCAGAGGCAGCTAAAGAATTATTTGTAAGAAATAAAGCTAACGCTCAAAGAAGATGGAGACAATATCAAAGATTAGCATCTCTTGATTTCACATCAGAAGCTAAATAA
- a CDS encoding acetate/propionate family kinase, producing MKILVINCGSSSLKYQLLNPQTGELFAKGLCERIGIEGSKMEYENPAKDFEITLEHAMPTHKEALNLVISAIVNPEYGVIKSVEEIDAIGHRVVHGGEEFATSVLVDDAVMGGLEANSELAPLHNPANILGIKTMQELMPGKANVAVFDTAFHQTMPAEAYMYALPYEDYTELKVRKYGFHGTSHKFVSGVAQELLGNPAESKIIVCHLGNGGSISAVKNGKCIDTSMGLTPLQGIMMGTRCGDIDPAAVLFIKNKRGLSDKEMDARLNKQSGILGVFGKSSDCRDMEIGAVEGDARALLAEEMFAYKIRGYVGNYAAQMGGVDAICFTGGIGENSGKVRAMVLKGLEFLGVDLDEELNSKRQKGNVVLSKPESKVTVFKIPTNEELVIARDTYEIVNK from the coding sequence ATGAAAATTTTAGTTATTAACTGTGGAAGTTCTTCTTTAAAGTATCAGTTATTAAACCCTCAAACAGGAGAATTATTTGCAAAAGGATTATGTGAAAGAATTGGAATCGAAGGTTCTAAAATGGAATATGAAAACCCTGCAAAGGATTTCGAAATCACATTAGAGCATGCAATGCCTACACATAAGGAAGCTTTAAACTTAGTAATTAGCGCTATAGTTAACCCTGAGTATGGAGTAATCAAATCAGTTGAAGAAATCGACGCTATTGGACACAGAGTTGTTCACGGTGGAGAAGAGTTTGCAACATCAGTATTAGTTGACGATGCTGTTATGGGAGGATTAGAAGCAAATTCTGAATTAGCTCCTTTACACAACCCAGCAAACATCCTAGGAATTAAAACTATGCAAGAATTAATGCCAGGAAAAGCAAATGTAGCTGTATTCGACACTGCATTCCACCAAACTATGCCAGCTGAAGCATATATGTATGCTTTACCATACGAAGATTATACTGAGTTAAAAGTTAGAAAATATGGATTCCACGGAACTTCTCATAAGTTCGTTTCAGGAGTAGCTCAAGAGTTATTAGGAAACCCTGCAGAATCTAAAATCATCGTATGTCACTTAGGAAACGGAGGATCAATCTCTGCTGTTAAGAACGGAAAATGTATTGATACTTCAATGGGATTAACTCCATTACAAGGTATTATGATGGGAACTAGATGTGGAGATATCGACCCAGCAGCTGTATTATTTATTAAAAACAAAAGAGGATTATCAGACAAGGAAATGGATGCTAGATTAAACAAGCAATCAGGAATTCTTGGAGTATTTGGAAAATCTTCAGATTGTAGAGATATGGAAATTGGAGCAGTTGAAGGAGACGCTAGAGCTCTATTAGCTGAAGAAATGTTCGCATATAAAATTAGAGGATATGTAGGAAACTACGCAGCTCAAATGGGTGGAGTAGACGCTATTTGCTTCACAGGAGGAATCGGAGAAAACTCTGGAAAAGTTAGAGCTATGGTATTAAAAGGACTTGAGTTCTTAGGTGTAGACTTAGATGAGGAATTAAACTCTAAGAGACAAAAAGGTAATGTTGTATTATCTAAACCTGAATCAAAAGTTACTGTATTCAAAATACCTACAAACGAAGAGTTAGTAATCGCTAGAGATACTTACGAAATCGTAAATAAATAA
- the pta gene encoding phosphate acetyltransferase has product MSIIVEIREKAKALGNKIVLPEATDERVIRAAAEVVANKLATPVLIGNKETILNFAKELNVSLEGAEIVDPTTYEKLDAYVAELHRKRAAKGMTEEKAKEILTSDVNFFGAMMVKFGDVSGMVSGSDSPTANVLRAGIQVVGTKPGIKTVSSVFLMELSQNQDKYGDILVFGDCAVIPEPTSEQLADIATEAAATAKSVAGIDPKVALMSFSTKGSAKHDSVDVVKEAGNILRERNADFKFEEELQADAALVKAVGAKKAPNSTVAGSANVLIFPNLAAGNIGYKLVQRLANAEAYGPLIQGLGAPINDLSRGCSVEDIVNLTAITSVQAGK; this is encoded by the coding sequence GTGAGTATCATAGTTGAAATTAGAGAGAAAGCTAAAGCTTTAGGAAATAAAATAGTATTACCTGAAGCTACTGACGAAAGAGTAATAAGAGCAGCAGCAGAGGTTGTTGCAAACAAACTTGCTACACCTGTTTTAATAGGAAATAAAGAAACAATTTTAAACTTCGCAAAGGAGTTAAATGTTTCATTAGAAGGTGCAGAGATTGTTGATCCAACAACTTATGAAAAATTAGATGCTTACGTAGCTGAACTTCATAGAAAAAGAGCAGCAAAAGGAATGACTGAGGAAAAAGCAAAAGAAATTTTAACTTCAGACGTAAACTTCTTTGGTGCAATGATGGTTAAATTCGGAGATGTTTCTGGAATGGTATCTGGTTCAGATTCTCCTACAGCAAACGTTTTAAGAGCAGGAATCCAAGTAGTTGGAACTAAACCTGGAATCAAAACAGTTTCATCTGTATTCTTAATGGAATTATCTCAAAACCAAGATAAATACGGAGATATATTAGTATTTGGAGATTGTGCTGTTATACCTGAGCCAACTTCTGAGCAATTAGCTGATATCGCTACAGAAGCTGCAGCAACAGCTAAATCAGTAGCTGGAATTGATCCTAAAGTTGCATTAATGTCATTCTCTACAAAAGGTTCTGCAAAACATGACTCAGTAGATGTTGTTAAAGAAGCAGGAAACATTTTAAGAGAAAGAAATGCAGATTTCAAATTTGAAGAGGAATTACAAGCTGACGCTGCATTAGTTAAAGCAGTTGGAGCTAAAAAAGCACCTAACTCAACAGTTGCAGGTTCAGCAAATGTATTAATATTCCCTAACTTAGCAGCAGGAAATATTGGATATAAATTAGTTCAAAGATTAGCAAATGCAGAAGCATACGGTCCATTAATTCAAGGATTAGGAGCTCCTATCAATGACTTATCTAGAGGATGTTCAGTTGAGGATATCGTAAACTTAACTGCAATAACTTCAGTTCAAGCTGGAAAATAA
- the ftsY gene encoding signal recognition particle-docking protein FtsY — translation MSFFSKFFGKKKKEEEVIVEEIREKVEEVKEEIEERVQEVKEEVEIVEPVLKEEVKEKIEKVEEKIEKKTGFFASLREKLIRSREGLFSKLKNIFKGRSIIDDEMYEELEELLVQSDIGMEMTLKIVKDLEEEVRNRGIKNPEEVFPVLRDVMEKYLIEEGTDLDIEPNRMNVILVVGVNGVGKTTTIGKIAAKLTKEGKKVVIGAGDTFRAAAIEQLEEWAKRAGAEIVKHSQGADPGAVVFDTLKAGEDKKADVVIIDTAGRLHNKNNLMQELEKINNIIKKKLGSQDYESILVIDGTTGQNGLNQAKVFNEVTKLTGFVVTKLDGTAKGGILFSISEQIKKPIKFIGVGEGVDDLREFKAKEYIQAIFD, via the coding sequence ATGAGTTTTTTTAGCAAATTTTTCGGAAAGAAAAAGAAAGAAGAAGAAGTAATCGTTGAAGAAATAAGAGAAAAAGTAGAAGAGGTAAAGGAAGAGATTGAAGAAAGAGTACAGGAAGTAAAAGAAGAAGTAGAAATAGTAGAACCTGTTTTAAAAGAAGAAGTAAAAGAGAAGATTGAAAAAGTAGAAGAAAAAATAGAGAAAAAAACTGGATTTTTTGCATCTTTAAGGGAAAAATTAATTAGATCTAGAGAGGGATTATTTAGTAAATTAAAAAATATTTTTAAGGGAAGAAGCATTATAGATGATGAGATGTATGAGGAATTAGAAGAGTTACTTGTACAATCAGATATTGGAATGGAAATGACTCTTAAAATTGTAAAGGATTTAGAAGAAGAAGTGAGAAACAGAGGAATTAAAAATCCTGAAGAAGTTTTTCCTGTGTTAAGAGATGTAATGGAAAAGTATTTAATAGAAGAGGGAACAGATTTAGATATTGAACCAAATAGAATGAATGTTATTTTAGTTGTGGGAGTTAATGGAGTTGGAAAAACAACAACTATAGGGAAAATAGCAGCAAAATTAACTAAAGAAGGAAAGAAAGTAGTAATAGGGGCTGGAGATACTTTTAGAGCTGCAGCTATAGAGCAACTTGAAGAGTGGGCTAAAAGAGCAGGAGCAGAAATTGTAAAACATTCCCAAGGGGCAGATCCAGGAGCTGTAGTATTTGATACCTTAAAGGCTGGAGAGGATAAAAAAGCAGATGTTGTTATTATTGACACTGCAGGGAGATTACACAATAAAAACAATTTAATGCAGGAATTAGAAAAGATAAACAATATAATTAAAAAGAAACTAGGAAGTCAAGATTATGAATCTATTTTAGTAATAGATGGAACAACAGGGCAAAATGGATTAAATCAAGCAAAGGTATTTAATGAGGTTACAAAATTAACTGGATTTGTAGTTACAAAATTAGATGGGACTGCAAAAGGAGGAATTTTGTTCAGTATTTCAGAACAGATTAAAAAGCCAATTAAATTTATTGGAGTTGGAGAAGGAGTAGATGACCTTAGGGAATTCAAGGCCAAGGAGTATATCCAAGCAATATTTGATTAA
- a CDS encoding NAD(P)/FAD-dependent oxidoreductase has product MKNYDIIFLGGGQAGVFGAFEAIEKDKNLKVLVIDKGRMLTQRVCPKEKLGKCVKCPTCAIIFGVSGAGAFSDSKFNMDYRVGGDVHVITGKSVVNETIKYVADVYKRFGFDEKPSGVEYNQPMLDIKKRCIEHDVQLVDTPTMHLGTDGSRELYTKLVNYLLESGVEFASEREAEELIVENGEIKGVVVSHKGTMETYHGENVVIGMGRSGAKKVMDLCQKYGVVYKTGAVDVGVRVEIPDIVMKDINENFYEAKMIYYTKKYKDRMRTFCSNPSGFIAAEKHGDDVILANGHAYKDKKSTNTNLALLCTKTFTEPFNQPFEYATAIAKMSSMLTGGKILMQSYGDLKAGRRSTEARLARLNIVPTTEDYVAGDISLACPKRILDNIIEFIEIHDKITPGFASSDLLLYFPEIKFRSTRIEIDENMETNIKGLYAAGDSSGYGSGLNIAAVMGILAVRHIVTK; this is encoded by the coding sequence ATGAAGAATTACGATATTATATTTCTAGGTGGAGGACAAGCTGGAGTATTTGGAGCATTTGAAGCTATTGAAAAAGATAAAAATCTTAAAGTATTAGTTATTGATAAGGGAAGAATGCTAACTCAAAGAGTTTGCCCAAAGGAAAAACTAGGTAAATGTGTTAAATGTCCTACTTGTGCCATAATATTTGGTGTAAGTGGAGCAGGAGCTTTCTCCGATTCAAAATTTAATATGGATTATAGAGTTGGTGGAGATGTTCATGTAATAACTGGAAAATCTGTTGTAAATGAAACAATAAAATATGTAGCAGATGTTTATAAGAGATTTGGATTTGATGAAAAACCATCAGGGGTAGAATATAATCAACCAATGTTAGACATAAAGAAAAGATGTATTGAGCATGATGTACAATTAGTTGATACACCTACAATGCACTTAGGAACAGATGGATCAAGAGAACTATATACAAAATTAGTTAATTATCTTCTTGAAAGTGGAGTAGAATTTGCATCTGAAAGAGAAGCTGAGGAATTAATTGTTGAAAATGGAGAGATAAAAGGTGTTGTAGTATCTCATAAGGGAACTATGGAAACATACCATGGAGAAAATGTTGTAATTGGTATGGGTAGAAGTGGTGCTAAAAAAGTTATGGATCTATGTCAAAAATATGGTGTTGTATATAAAACAGGTGCTGTGGATGTAGGAGTAAGAGTAGAAATTCCTGATATAGTAATGAAGGATATAAATGAAAATTTCTATGAAGCAAAAATGATTTATTATACAAAAAAATATAAGGATAGAATGAGAACTTTCTGTAGTAATCCAAGTGGATTTATAGCTGCTGAAAAGCATGGAGATGATGTTATATTAGCTAATGGTCATGCTTATAAAGATAAAAAGTCTACAAATACAAATTTAGCTTTATTATGCACAAAAACATTTACAGAACCATTTAATCAACCATTTGAATATGCTACAGCTATAGCAAAAATGTCTTCTATGTTAACTGGTGGAAAAATTTTAATGCAATCTTATGGAGATTTAAAAGCTGGTAGAAGAAGTACAGAGGCAAGACTAGCGAGATTAAATATTGTTCCAACAACTGAAGACTATGTAGCAGGAGATATTTCATTAGCTTGTCCAAAGAGAATTTTAGATAATATCATAGAATTTATAGAAATTCATGATAAAATTACTCCAGGATTTGCATCAAGTGATTTATTATTATATTTCCCAGAAATTAAATTCAGAAGTACAAGAATTGAAATAGATGAAAATATGGAAACAAATATAAAAGGATTATATGCAGCAGGAGACAGTTCAGGTTATGGAAGCGGATTAAACATCGCAGCAGTAATGGGGATCTTAGCAGTTAGACATATAGTTACAAAATAG
- the yqeH gene encoding ribosome biogenesis GTPase YqeH, which translates to MAKKCIGCGIELQSENSSRNGYLPENVLNGENKELLCQRCFKIKNYGQYIPVRMTREDYRDEVRKSIESAKVAIPVFDIIDFEGSFDDEILDILREMDSIIVINKLDLIPDEKHPSEVANWVKERLAEEGVAPLDIAIVSTKNGYGINGIFKKIKHFYPEGVTALVLGVTNVGKSSIINKLVGAKRSTVSKFPGTTLKSIEVKIPYTNITLIDTPGLIPEGRFSDLVCQECNQKIIPANEISRKTYKIDKDRVILLGGMIKLVNKTEGDLKPIFSLYASKGVTFHETNLERAEEILGNTALLNPPCEKCIDEYNKNNIITETLTIETGEELVFKGLGWLSVKRGPLTVEVTYPEAGELIVRNAFIKPKR; encoded by the coding sequence ATGGCAAAAAAATGTATAGGTTGTGGAATAGAATTACAAAGTGAAAATAGCTCAAGAAATGGATATTTACCAGAAAATGTATTAAATGGTGAAAATAAAGAGTTATTATGTCAAAGATGTTTTAAAATAAAAAATTATGGACAATATATCCCTGTAAGAATGACTAGAGAAGATTATAGAGATGAAGTAAGAAAAAGTATAGAAAGTGCAAAAGTTGCAATTCCAGTATTTGATATTATAGATTTTGAAGGGTCTTTTGATGATGAAATATTAGATATTTTAAGAGAGATGGATTCAATTATAGTAATAAATAAACTAGATTTAATTCCAGATGAAAAGCATCCATCAGAAGTTGCAAACTGGGTTAAAGAAAGATTAGCAGAAGAGGGGGTAGCTCCTTTAGATATTGCAATTGTAAGTACAAAAAATGGGTACGGAATAAATGGTATTTTCAAGAAAATAAAGCATTTTTATCCAGAGGGAGTAACAGCTTTAGTTTTAGGAGTAACAAATGTTGGAAAATCAAGTATTATTAATAAACTAGTTGGAGCTAAGAGATCAACTGTTTCAAAATTCCCAGGAACAACATTAAAGAGTATAGAGGTTAAAATACCTTATACAAATATAACTTTAATAGATACTCCAGGACTTATTCCAGAGGGAAGATTTTCAGATTTAGTGTGTCAAGAATGTAATCAAAAGATAATACCAGCTAATGAAATTTCTAGAAAAACTTATAAAATAGATAAGGATAGAGTTATATTACTAGGTGGAATGATAAAATTAGTAAATAAAACAGAGGGAGATTTAAAACCAATATTCTCTTTATATGCTTCTAAGGGAGTTACTTTCCATGAAACTAATTTAGAAAGAGCTGAAGAAATTTTAGGAAATACAGCTTTATTAAATCCTCCATGTGAAAAATGCATAGATGAATATAATAAAAATAATATTATTACAGAGACATTAACAATTGAAACTGGTGAGGAACTAGTATTTAAAGGATTAGGATGGCTATCTGTAAAAAGAGGACCTTTAACTGTTGAAGTAACTTATCCAGAAGCTGGAGAACTTATTGTGAGAAATGCTTTTATAAAACCAAAAAGATAA
- the hslV gene encoding ATP-dependent protease subunit HslV gives MEKIHATTIIAVKKNNKVAIGGDGQVTFGETVFKNSAKKVRKINDYGILAGFAGGAADALSLFEKFENKLDEFGGNLKKASVELAKEWRNDKALRVLEAMLLVADIHHILLISGNGDVIEAEDGIAAIGSGGNYAYAAGKALLDNTDFNPEEIVKKSMKIAGELCIYTNLNVTIEKL, from the coding sequence ATGGAAAAAATACATGCAACAACAATAATAGCTGTTAAAAAAAATAATAAAGTAGCTATTGGTGGAGATGGTCAAGTAACTTTTGGAGAAACTGTATTTAAAAATAGTGCTAAAAAAGTTAGAAAAATAAATGATTATGGAATTTTAGCAGGATTTGCAGGAGGTGCAGCTGATGCACTTAGTCTTTTTGAAAAATTTGAAAACAAATTAGATGAGTTTGGAGGAAATTTAAAAAAAGCCTCTGTGGAACTTGCAAAGGAATGGAGAAATGACAAAGCTTTAAGAGTTTTAGAAGCTATGTTATTGGTGGCAGATATACATCATATTTTATTGATATCAGGGAATGGAGATGTAATTGAAGCTGAAGATGGAATAGCGGCTATAGGTAGCGGTGGAAACTATGCCTATGCTGCGGGAAAAGCCCTTTTAGACAATACTGATTTTAATCCTGAAGAGATTGTAAAAAAATCTATGAAAATAGCAGGGGAATTATGTATATATACTAACTTAAATGTAACAATAGAGAAATTATAG
- a CDS encoding tyrosine-type recombinase/integrase, with translation MDVIILKKYIKEFLYFSEFGQGKKPNSIKSLKKDLEQFLEYFFMKKTDFDEEIDYIFLKEFTFSLQKNSIGKRSLNRKMSSLRVFFRYLKEKEYIEKDPTLLMTAPSFELGTPDILSIEEIERLREVISLKSCNGIRDRLILELLYSSGITSHELLGLGENVFNLEKRELLVDNGKTSRVVFFSERAREFFKRYVEAKKIKYKERYRSDILFVNGSATRLSDRSLRRIIDRYAERAKIEREISPYSFRHTFGAHMLLHGMNFLYLKELMGHSSIESTKIYQTMIKKPLVIKSFQRGEN, from the coding sequence ATGGATGTAATAATCTTAAAAAAATATATAAAGGAATTTTTATATTTTTCTGAATTTGGTCAAGGAAAAAAGCCAAATAGTATAAAATCCTTAAAAAAAGACTTGGAACAATTTTTAGAGTATTTTTTTATGAAAAAAACAGATTTTGATGAAGAGATAGATTATATTTTTTTAAAGGAATTTACTTTTTCCTTACAAAAAAATAGTATAGGGAAGAGATCCTTAAATAGAAAAATGTCCTCCTTGAGAGTTTTCTTTAGATATTTAAAGGAAAAAGAGTATATAGAAAAGGATCCAACTCTTTTAATGACTGCTCCTAGTTTTGAATTGGGAACTCCTGATATTTTAAGTATAGAGGAGATAGAAAGATTAAGAGAGGTAATAAGTCTAAAAAGTTGTAATGGAATTAGAGATAGACTTATATTAGAACTTTTATATTCAAGTGGAATAACTTCTCATGAGTTATTAGGTCTAGGTGAGAATGTTTTTAATTTAGAAAAAAGAGAGCTATTAGTTGATAATGGAAAAACATCAAGGGTGGTTTTTTTCAGTGAAAGAGCTAGAGAGTTTTTTAAAAGATATGTGGAAGCTAAAAAAATAAAATATAAAGAGCGATATAGAAGTGATATTTTATTTGTTAATGGTTCAGCAACTAGATTAAGTGATAGATCTCTTAGAAGAATTATAGATAGATATGCAGAAAGAGCTAAAATTGAAAGGGAGATAAGCCCTTACAGTTTTAGACATACCTTTGGAGCTCATATGCTTTTACATGGAATGAACTTTTTATATTTAAAGGAATTAATGGGACATTCATCTATTGAAAGTACTAAAATTTATCAAACAATGATAAAAAAACCCCTTGTAATTAAATCGTTTCAAAGAGGTGAAAATTAA